A genomic region of Bacteroidota bacterium contains the following coding sequences:
- a CDS encoding helix-turn-helix transcriptional regulator produces the protein MASKKQILFPKYQKLMEQVGENIKLARKRRKLTTIQVSERAGIDRSTLYQIEKGNGSVSMAAYFNTLRVLGLQDDFLKLAADDSYGRKLQDLSLTRNK, from the coding sequence ATGGCCAGCAAAAAACAAATTCTATTTCCTAAGTACCAAAAGCTGATGGAGCAAGTGGGTGAAAACATCAAACTGGCAAGGAAACGCAGGAAGCTAACAACGATACAAGTAAGCGAACGTGCAGGAATTGACAGAAGCACTTTGTACCAAATTGAAAAAGGAAATGGAAGTGTTTCCATGGCTGCATACTTTAATACACTTAGAGTACTGGGATTACAAGATGATTTTTTAAAATTGGCTGCAGATGACAGCTACGGAAGAAAACTGCAAGACTTAAGCTTAACAAGAAATAAATAA